In Pseudomonas glycinae, the DNA window TTTGCGCAACTCGTCCGGGTTGCGCAGGTACAACTTGCCCATCAAGCGATAGAGGCTGTCGAGGTTGTCACGCATCGCCAACGTGGCCATGCGGTCAACACTGGTCTGAAGAAATTCCTGAGGCCTGCCCTCGCGCATCTGGGTGATGAAATTGTTGCCGTCCTGATGGCTGCAACCGCCGAGCAGCAGCGTCGACAAAAAGGCCAGCAGCAGGCACGGGCGATAAATGAATGCAGCGATGGGGTGCAAAACTCTCGGCATGAATTCTTTGACGGACACGTTCCTGTGCGGCGGAAGTCACCGCACCCTGGCCATGGATAGAGCCGGGGATTTCGCAAAAGTGCAGTGCCGGCGTGGATTCCCGACCTTCGGCACCGCTGGCTCAATCAATTTAGTCCGACTTTATTTTTGCATTAATCGTTTAATCCGCTATAAATTCCCATTCATCCATTAATTAGCATGACTATTTAACGATTTTCAAAACAACAACAAAAAGGAAGGTCAACCCATGCTTCAATCCCGACACTCACTCTGCGGCCTCGGACTGTCCCTGATGATCGCCACCCTCTCCGCCCAGGCCGCCGGCCTGACCAGCGAACACAAAGCCTTCGGCAAAACCAATGACGGCACGCCGGTCGAGCAATACATCCTGCGCAACAGCCACGGCATGCAGGCCACGGTCATCACCTACGGCGCAACCTTGCAGTCGCTGCAGGTGCCGGACAAACACGGCAAGCTCGACGACATCGTCCTCGGCTTCGACGATGTGCAGGGTTACCAGAAAGGCACCGCGTACTTCGGCGCGACCATCGGCCGCTTCGGCAATCGCCTGGCCGACGGCGCTTTCGAACTCGACGGCAAGCGCTACCAAGTGCCGCAGAACGACAAGACCAACGCCTTGCACGGCGGCACTCAGGGCTTCGACAAAAAGGTCTGGAAGGCGAAAGAAACCAAGGACAAGGATTCGGTCGGCGTGACCCTGACCTACCTGTCGGCAGACGGCGAAATGGGCTTCCCCGGCAACCTCACCACCGAAGTGACCTACCGCCTCACCGACAGCAACGAGCTGCGCATCGACTACAAGGCCAGCACCGACAAACCGACGGTGCTCAACCTGACCAACCACAGCTACTTCAACCTCGCCGGCGCCGGCAATGGCGACATCCTCAAGCAAGTCGCCACCCTGCACGCCAGCCATTACACCCCGGTCACCGCCAAACTGATTCCGACCGGCGAACTGGCGCCCGTGGCCGGCACGCCGATGGACTTCACCAAACCGACCGCCATCGGCCAGCACATCAAGGCCGATCATCTGCAGTTGAAATTCGCCGAAGAAAAACAGGGCGGTTTCGATTTCAACTGGGCGCTGGACACCAAGGGAGACGTCAGCAAACTCGCCGCCGAAGTCAGCGACCCGCAATCCGGTCGCCACTTGCAGCTGTTCACCAACGAACCAGGCGTGCAGTTCTACACCAGCAACTTCCTCGACGGCACGGTCAAGGGCAAGGGTGGCAAGGTCTATCCGCACTGGGGCGCGTTCACCCTGGAAACTCAGCACTATCCGGATTCGCCGAACCAGCCGAACTTCCCAAGTACCCGACTGGATCCGGGACAGACCTACACGCAGAGCGTGGTGTTGAAGTTCTCCGCCAAGTAAGCACCTGACCTCCTTTCTGGAACCGGACGGAACCCGTGGGCTATCCTGCTGCCCACTTAAAGGTATCGACCGTTTCAGAAAGGAGGTTTGAATGCGTACCCTCGAACTGGCTGGCGTGCAGGTGCCGGTGATTGGCCAGGGCACCTGGCGCATGGGCGAAGACCGCTCGGCGCACAAGCGTGAAGTGGCGGCCCTGCGCAGTGGCATCGAACTGGGGATGACCCTGATTGACACTGCGGAAATGTACGGTGAAGGCGGTGCCGAAAGCGTGGTCGGCGAAGCCATCGCCGGCCTGCGCGATCAAGTGTTTCTGGTGAGCAAGGTCTACCCGCACAACGCCAGCCGCCAAGGCATTCCCCAGGCCTGCGAGCGCAGTCTGCGCCGGCTCGACACTGATTACATCGACCTCTATCTGCTGCATTGGCGCGGCCAGTATCCGCTGGAAGAAACCGTCGAGGCCTTCGAGCGCCTGCGCGAGGCCGGCAAGATCGGTCGCTGGGGCGTGTCGAATTTCGACGTCGATGATCTTGAGGAACTGTCGCATTCGGCCTGCGCCACCAATCAAGTGCTGTACAACCTGGAAGAGCGCGGTATCGAATTCGACCTGCTGCCGTGGTGCCAACAGCAGCGCATGCCGTTGATGGCGTACTGCCCGATCGGCCAGGGCGGCGCGATGCTGGCCGAGCCGGTGCTGAAACAGATTGCCGCTCGTCACGGCGTGACCCCGGCACAGGTTTCGCTGGCGTGGATTCTGCGTCAGGATGGGGTGATTGCGATTCCCAAGGCCGTGCGTCCGGAACACGTGCAGCTCAATGCACAAGCGGCGCAGCTGCAACTCGAGGCCGGGGATCTGGCGGCGCTGGACCAGGTGTTTCAGGCGCCCAAACGCAAGCAGCGGCTGGCCATGGTCTGAGCCACCGCCGACTGACAGAGGGCTTCGTTATGAGAAGCACTGATCAGGACGATCCATTCAACCTGCAACGCTTCGTGCTCGCCCAGGACCCGGTGTTCGAACGGGTCCAGCGCGAACTCGGCGAGGGCCGCAAGCGCAGCCACTGGATGTGGTTCGTGTTCCCGCAGTTCGCCGGGCTCGGCGGCAGCGAGATGTCGCGGCGCTTCGCAATCAGCTCGGCGCCGGAAACCCGCGCCTACCTTGCCCACCCGTTGCTCGGCGCCCGCCTGCGGATTTGCACGCAGCTGGTGCTGAACGTTCAGCAGCGTTCGATTGCCGAGATTTTCGGCCATCCGGACGACCTGAAATTCCATTCATCAATGACCCTGTTCGCCCAGTTCGCCGACGAAGACAGCCTCTGGCATCAGGCGCTGGAGCGTTTCTTTCACGGCATTCAGGACGAATGGACTTTGCAGTTGCTGGACTCAAAACAGGCCCAGTTGCCCCCCGATCAGGGTTGAGAAATCGTCGTCGACAAACGGCAGGATCGCATCTGCCACCGGTTGCAGCTGGCGGGTGATGTAGTGGTCGTAGTCGATGGCGGCGCGGCGCACTTCCAGCGGTTCGGGGCCGGCCAAGGTGATGACGTAGCTGATCCAGCCGCCGTTCTGGTACTGGCGCGGGCGACCGTGCTGCGCGTTGTAATCGTCCGCCAGCCGCGCGGCGCGCACGTGGGGCGGCACGTTGCGTTCGTAATCGTCGAGGGTACGGCGCAGGCGCTTGCGGTAGACCAGTCGCTCGTCGAACTCGCCGGCCAGGGTCTTGCGCACGTACTCGCGCACGTAATCCTGATACGGCTTGCGCTGGAAGATCCGCTCGTACAGTTCCTGCTGGAATTGCCGGGCCAGCAGCGACCAGTCGGTGCGCACGGTTTCCAGGCCTTTGTAGACCATTTCCTCGCTGCCGTCGGCGCGGGTCACCAGGCCGGCGTAGCGCTTTTTGCTGCCCTCCTCGGCGCCACGGATGGTCGGCATAAGGAAGCGTTTGTAGTGGGTTTCGAACTGCAATTCGAGGGCGCTTTCCAGACCGTATTGCTCACGCACATGCTCGCGCCACCAATCGTTGACGTGCTGCACCAAGGCCCGACCGATTTGCGCCGCTTCTTCCTGACCGTGGGAGCGACGCAGCCAGACGAAGGTCGAGTCGGTATCGCCATAAATCACCGCGTGGCCCTGGGCTTCGATCAACTGCCGGGTGCGCAGCATGATCTCGTGGCCGCGCAGGGTGATCGAGGACGCCAGCCGCGTATCGAAAAACCGGCAGCCGCTGGAACCGAGCACGCCGTAGAAGGCGTTCATGATGATCTTCAGTGCCTGGGACAACGGCGCGTTGTGTTCGCGCTTGGCGGTCTCGCGACCCTCGGCGACCCGGGCGACGATGGACGGCAGGCAATGCCGGGTGCGGGAAAAGCGCGCACCGCGAAAGCCCGGCACCGAGTCGCTATCGTCAGGATGCTGCAAGCCTTCGATCAACCCCACCGGGTCAATCAGAAAGGTGCGGATGATCGACGGATAAAGGCTTTTGTAGTCGAGCACCAGCACCGATTCGTACAGCCCCGGTTGCGAGTCCATGACAAACCCGCCGGGGCTGGCCTGCGGAGGATTGGTGCCAAGGTTCGGCGCCACAAAACCCTGGCGGTGCATCAACGGCATGTACAAATGCGTGAATGCCGCCACCGAGCCACCGCTGCGATCCGCCGGCAGCCCGGTGACGCTGGCGCGCTCCAGTAAAAACTTCAGCAGCTCGGTCCTGGCGAAGATCCGCGTGACCAGTTCGCAGTCCTTGAGGTTGTACTTGGCCAGCGCCGGTTTGTCCTCGGCGAACATGCGGTTGATCTCGTCCATGCGCTGGTACGGGTTGTCGATGGACTTGCCCTCGCCGAGCAAGGTCTGGGCGACGTTCTCCAGACTGAACGAGGGAAAGCTCCAGGTCGCCGAACGCAGGGATTCGATGCCATCGATGATCAGCCGCCCCGCCGCGGCCGCGAAGTAATGAGTGCGGCTGCCGTGTTCGCGCCACTGCATTTCCTCGCCGCCACGCCCGAGTTTGAGCGGCACGCCGAGGCGCCGAGCGTGTTCGTGGAGGATGCGCAGATCGAACTGCACGAGGTTCCAGCCGATGATCGCGTCGGGGTCATGACGGGCGAACCAGTCGTTGAGCTTTTTCAGGATCAAGGTGCGCGATTCGCAGTACTCGAGGTCGAAGTCGACGATGCTGTGATCGCCGTTCGGTGCGCCGAGCATGTACACCTGACGTTCGCCGCAGCCTTCCAGGGCGATGGAGTACAACTCGCCCTGCTCGGTGGTTTCGATGTCCAGCGAGACCAGCCGCAGTTGCGGGCGATAGTCGGGGGCAGGCTTGAGGTGGGCGTCGAGCAACACGCCGTCGGCATCGGGCGTGCCGCTGAACCACACCGGCGCGGTGATGAAACGTTCCATCAGGTAACGCTCGGGCGGTCGCACATCGGCTTCGAAGACATCGACACTGTGGCGGTTGAGCGCGGTTTCAAGGCGCATCAACTGACCATGCTGCTGGCAGTACAGACCGAGCACCGGGCGATGCTCGAAATCCTGCAAGGCCAGGGGGCGCAGTTCGACGTTCTTTTCGTCCGCCAGCACCCGCTCGGCCTGCTCGCGCTGCGCCGCCGGGATGAACGCCACCGACGGCTGATGCGGCAGACGCACACGGCGCGGCCCGGCGTCGGTCGCCAGCCAGAACTCGACTTCGGTGCCGGCCGGGGTGTCGCGCCAATGCCGGGTCAGGACGAAGCCCTGCTGTAAATCCACCACTGCAACCTCAGGAATTGATTCAGACGGGCATTCTACGCGGCATTGCCGTAACCCGTGAGAAAGGCCTCGCCATGAAAAACCCGGTCAAATGACGTTTTTTGCGTGTTATCTGCCGTTTTGCGGCCTTGCCCTGCGCGCCTGCGTCTACGATGCTTGGAGAACAACGACAACACCTGAGTAACCGCCATGAAAACCGTCGCCCAGCTGCTCAAGCTCAAAGATCCGAAAAATCAGGAAGTGCACCAGATCAAACCCGATCACATGGTGCTCGAAGCGCTGATGAAAATGGCCGAGAAGAACGTCGGCGCCCTGCTCGTGGTGGAAGACGACAAAGTGGTGGGCATCATCAGCGAGCGTGATTACGCGCGCAAACTGGTGCTGCACGGGCGCTCCTCGGTGGGCACGCCGGTGCGCGACATCATGGTGGCTAACGTGATCACGGTGGACACCCACCAGACCGTCGACACCTGCCTTGGCATCATGTCCGACAAACGCCTGCGTCACTTGCCGGTGGTGGAGAACGGCAAACTGATCGGCCTGCTGTCGATCGGCGACCTGGTCAAGGAAGCGATTGCCGAGCAGGCCGAGCTGATCAAACAGCTGGAGCAGTACATTCGCGGGGAATAATGCCTTCACCCTGATCGTTCCCACGCTTGATCGTTCCCACGCTCAGCGTGGGAATGCAGCCGGGGACGCTCCGCGTCCCAAAGCGTGACGCAGAGCGTCACAAGAGGCATTCCCACGCGGAGCGTGGGAACGATCAACGATCACCATCTGATTCGATTTCTTAACCGGGCCAATGCCGCGCAAAGACCGGCGCCAGCACCGGGTGCCGGTCGATGCGTTGCAGCCATGCATGGAAACCGGGTCGGGCCTGGCGCAGGTGTTCGCGGGCACCGGCCCAGCGCGTGACCACCGCCGCCAGCACGTCCAGTGCCCCCGGTGTTTCATCGTCCAGGTACAGCTCGGCGGAGAACTGATCGGCAAACACCTCCCAGCTCCAGTGCAGTCGTTCCCGCGCCCCCGCCATCAGATTCTGTCGCGAGGCCTCGTCCGGCATCACCAGCCAGCGTTCCGGGTAATCAATGATCCCAATGGCTGCATAACAATTGCTGACGATGTACACCAAGCCCCGAATCGCCTGATCGCGGTCAGCGCCGTTGGCTGGCAGCAGGCCGGATTGCGCAAAGCTTTGCCCCAGATGAATCAGAATCGCCGCACTTTCGGTGATGACACTGCCGTCCGGCAGTTGCAGGGTCGGGATCTGTTTGAGCGGATTGAGCCGCGCCAGCTCCTGGGCCGCTTCCGCACTGGCCTCGATATCGATGAAGCGGTAAGCCACCTGGCACAGCTCGAGCGCCGCCTCGATGGCCGCGGCCCCTGAATTGCGATGTCCGTAGAGCTGATACATAACCCCTCCTCCACTGCAAAAGGCGTCCTGCCTGGCCCTATTTATAGCTGTTGTATCGAATTTGGCACGGATTGCGCATTCATCGGCAGCTTGCGAATCCCTGATCTCGCAAAACAGCGCTGGCGGTGCCCATCCCGCACCAAGAGCAATCAGCGAACGCTATCCGCGTTCTTGTAAGGTGCGATACCGAACCAAAAGTTCGCGTATCCGAGCTGGCAACAAGGAGTTCACCGCGTGAATCTTCATCTGCTGCGCCACCCTCTTCTCTCGATGCCCGTTTACCTGCGCCGCGTTCGCCCGCCGAACAGTCCGTGCATTCCTTTTATTACCTGAACGCCTGCACTATTTATTTTTTAAATAGCACGCAAGAAGCCATTGCGTGCGCGCTGCATTAATGAATGCAAGAACACATTGTTCGACAATAACTTTCAGACAGCACACCGATACAACTTTTGCTGTTCGGCGTTAATGTCCAAAGCGCACCAAAACTGCACTATCAATCATTACCCAGAGCCGATTTTATTTAGACAAAAACAAGGAACATCGCCTGTGACCCGCTAAAACACAGACCCGCACCAAATCAGTCCGCCACGCACCATCACGCGTCCTGGCCGACACGAGAACAGCCGCTCTATCTCGCTGAACAGCGCGATACCGCGCCAAGCCTGTCTCGCCCTGAAAAAAGCCCTGAAAACAGGGCTGTCGGGAGGTTATGCGCCCATGAAAACCGGTGTGCTCAATGAAACTTATATAAATGCGACATACGTATCATCCGTGAAATAACCGCTACACATTTGTTTACTGTTTGGCACAGCGGTTGCTATTGCATCAACCATGAGGGCAAGAATGACATTCGCCACTCAGTCATAAAAGAACAGCCACGGACCGGATCAATGAACCATCGAAGTCGACATTACTGAAGCAATAAGCTGCACAAGCCCTGTTCAATAGATAGTTCAACTATCGGCTTCTGCACACCCGTATGAAAGTTGCGACCACTCACTCGAACAACGCTGTGTTGTTCGAACGGCACCTTATTGCCCTTCATCCACCCGAGGGAGCTTTAATGAACGATGCGGTAAAGCACAGAACGCCGCCGGGGCCAGTACCGAACGCAGCGCTTGCGTCGGTGGCGGGTCGGCCCGTCTACAAGGCCAACACGTCGCAGCCCGGCGGCCTGAACAAACAGCAGATGCTGTTGCTGGTGGCGGTGTCGGCGCTGATACACGGCGGCGCCTGGTGGTTTTTCCAGCAGGCGCGGGCCGAGCCGCTGCCCACGCCGCCGGAAATTCCGGAAATGACCGTCGAGCTGACCAGCCCGACACCGCCGGCCCCGCCGACACCGGAACCGCCGCCCCCACCACCGCCCCCTCCCGAACCGGAACAACCGGTGGAAGACGAGGACGCGGTCAAGCCGCCGCCCAAACCGGTGGAGAAACCCAAGCCGATCGAAAAACCGAAACCGGTCGAGAAACCCAAACCGGTGAAAAAGGCCGAGCCGCCGAAAGCGCCGCCCGTCCCTGCGCAACCGGCAGCGCCTGCCGCTCCGGCCACCCCGAGTGCGCCACCGGCACCTGCGGCGGCACCGGGCCCGGTGAAAGAGTCGGCGGCGATTTCCGGCCTCGCCAGCCTCGGCAACCCGCCGCCGGAATACCCGTCGCTGGCGCTGCGGCGCAACTGGGAAGGCAGCGTGGTGCTGCGGATTCAGGTGCTGGCCAACGGTCGCGCCGGTTCGGTGACGGTGACCAAGTCCAGCGGCAAGCCGCAACTGGATGACGCGGCAGTCGCGGCGGTGAAGGCCTGGAAGTTCATTCCGGCCAAGCGCGGCGACACACCGATCGA includes these proteins:
- a CDS encoding aldo/keto reductase is translated as MRTLELAGVQVPVIGQGTWRMGEDRSAHKREVAALRSGIELGMTLIDTAEMYGEGGAESVVGEAIAGLRDQVFLVSKVYPHNASRQGIPQACERSLRRLDTDYIDLYLLHWRGQYPLEETVEAFERLREAGKIGRWGVSNFDVDDLEELSHSACATNQVLYNLEERGIEFDLLPWCQQQRMPLMAYCPIGQGGAMLAEPVLKQIAARHGVTPAQVSLAWILRQDGVIAIPKAVRPEHVQLNAQAAQLQLEAGDLAALDQVFQAPKRKQRLAMV
- a CDS encoding glutathione S-transferase N-terminal domain-containing protein — protein: MYQLYGHRNSGAAAIEAALELCQVAYRFIDIEASAEAAQELARLNPLKQIPTLQLPDGSVITESAAILIHLGQSFAQSGLLPANGADRDQAIRGLVYIVSNCYAAIGIIDYPERWLVMPDEASRQNLMAGARERLHWSWEVFADQFSAELYLDDETPGALDVLAAVVTRWAGAREHLRQARPGFHAWLQRIDRHPVLAPVFARHWPG
- a CDS encoding DUF1810 domain-containing protein, coding for MRSTDQDDPFNLQRFVLAQDPVFERVQRELGEGRKRSHWMWFVFPQFAGLGGSEMSRRFAISSAPETRAYLAHPLLGARLRICTQLVLNVQQRSIAEIFGHPDDLKFHSSMTLFAQFADEDSLWHQALERFFHGIQDEWTLQLLDSKQAQLPPDQG
- a CDS encoding aldose epimerase family protein — its product is MLQSRHSLCGLGLSLMIATLSAQAAGLTSEHKAFGKTNDGTPVEQYILRNSHGMQATVITYGATLQSLQVPDKHGKLDDIVLGFDDVQGYQKGTAYFGATIGRFGNRLADGAFELDGKRYQVPQNDKTNALHGGTQGFDKKVWKAKETKDKDSVGVTLTYLSADGEMGFPGNLTTEVTYRLTDSNELRIDYKASTDKPTVLNLTNHSYFNLAGAGNGDILKQVATLHASHYTPVTAKLIPTGELAPVAGTPMDFTKPTAIGQHIKADHLQLKFAEEKQGGFDFNWALDTKGDVSKLAAEVSDPQSGRHLQLFTNEPGVQFYTSNFLDGTVKGKGGKVYPHWGAFTLETQHYPDSPNQPNFPSTRLDPGQTYTQSVVLKFSAK
- a CDS encoding TonB family protein, with the protein product MNDAVKHRTPPGPVPNAALASVAGRPVYKANTSQPGGLNKQQMLLLVAVSALIHGGAWWFFQQARAEPLPTPPEIPEMTVELTSPTPPAPPTPEPPPPPPPPPEPEQPVEDEDAVKPPPKPVEKPKPIEKPKPVEKPKPVKKAEPPKAPPVPAQPAAPAAPATPSAPPAPAAAPGPVKESAAISGLASLGNPPPEYPSLALRRNWEGSVVLRIQVLANGRAGSVTVTKSSGKPQLDDAAVAAVKAWKFIPAKRGDTPIDGFATQTIDFKLPQ
- a CDS encoding DNA polymerase II; the protein is MDLQQGFVLTRHWRDTPAGTEVEFWLATDAGPRRVRLPHQPSVAFIPAAQREQAERVLADEKNVELRPLALQDFEHRPVLGLYCQQHGQLMRLETALNRHSVDVFEADVRPPERYLMERFITAPVWFSGTPDADGVLLDAHLKPAPDYRPQLRLVSLDIETTEQGELYSIALEGCGERQVYMLGAPNGDHSIVDFDLEYCESRTLILKKLNDWFARHDPDAIIGWNLVQFDLRILHEHARRLGVPLKLGRGGEEMQWREHGSRTHYFAAAAGRLIIDGIESLRSATWSFPSFSLENVAQTLLGEGKSIDNPYQRMDEINRMFAEDKPALAKYNLKDCELVTRIFARTELLKFLLERASVTGLPADRSGGSVAAFTHLYMPLMHRQGFVAPNLGTNPPQASPGGFVMDSQPGLYESVLVLDYKSLYPSIIRTFLIDPVGLIEGLQHPDDSDSVPGFRGARFSRTRHCLPSIVARVAEGRETAKREHNAPLSQALKIIMNAFYGVLGSSGCRFFDTRLASSITLRGHEIMLRTRQLIEAQGHAVIYGDTDSTFVWLRRSHGQEEAAQIGRALVQHVNDWWREHVREQYGLESALELQFETHYKRFLMPTIRGAEEGSKKRYAGLVTRADGSEEMVYKGLETVRTDWSLLARQFQQELYERIFQRKPYQDYVREYVRKTLAGEFDERLVYRKRLRRTLDDYERNVPPHVRAARLADDYNAQHGRPRQYQNGGWISYVITLAGPEPLEVRRAAIDYDHYITRQLQPVADAILPFVDDDFSTLIGGQLGLF
- a CDS encoding CBS domain-containing protein, with the translated sequence MKTVAQLLKLKDPKNQEVHQIKPDHMVLEALMKMAEKNVGALLVVEDDKVVGIISERDYARKLVLHGRSSVGTPVRDIMVANVITVDTHQTVDTCLGIMSDKRLRHLPVVENGKLIGLLSIGDLVKEAIAEQAELIKQLEQYIRGE